The genomic window TCCTAGCCTCTTCTAACCCCACCATTCCCACTTCAGGATATTTATTAAATTTATTATGTTCCTCTATACTACCTTCAACTATACCTATAACATAACCAATAGACACCTCTTCTGTAGCAGCATGTGTAAAAAAGAAGTCTATTTTCCATATCTTCACTTTTAATTCCTTTTCAAGATCTTTTATATAATCATTAATTATAACATTTCCTCCATGACAATTAACTATTATAAACTCCTCAATACCTATCTTTTTACCCCAATTTATAATAAATTTTAAGTAATTGACAACATCTTCTGGTTTATTATGAATTCCATGTTTAACATAGCTAAACTCTGTTGATGGAATAACTACTCCTAAGAACTTAGCTCCAGTCAAAATAGAGGCTTTTAAAGCAATATATGATGCTATTTTAATATCTGTATCTATTGGTAGAACAGCTCCATGGTTTTCTAAGAATGAACCCATAGCTAAGATTCCTACTTTATGTACTCTTTCATTTAATACTTTACCAGAATTTAATCTGAGTTTTTGCATTTTAAAGACCTTTTTAACATTCTTCTATATTTTCCCCATTTATCTTCTAAAGAAAATTTTGGAGGTTTTGGGACAAATGTTTTCTCTCCACAATAAATACATATATCCTTTAAAGTGTATTTTCCACATTTTGGGCATTTTCTAATCTTCATGATTTCACTCTATAATATTTCCCTTCACCTTTAAGCTTTTTAATGGCCTTTATTGCACTTTCACAGACGTTTTTAAATACTTCCTCTCCACTTTTATAGTCTGGAGCAATAACTTCCACTCTATATTTAGGAGCTCCAACATAAGTTATCTTAACCTCAACATCCTCATATGGATTTGCTTTTAAAGCTTCTTTTAAAGCTTTCTTTATTCTATCTATTCCATCAGGCTCAAAGCAAGTCATTTCTATAATTCCTTCAACTTCGACATTTGTAAGCTCTATACTCTCTTTAGCCACTTCATATAAAACATTCTTCCAATCCTCACTAATATCCAACCCTTCTAATGCTTCTTTACCTTCTATAACAAGTGTTTCAAATGCATTATATAGCTCACCAAATTCATCTTCAAGTAAATATCCCACTTCATCCCAAGCTTCTTCTAAACTTTTTCCTAATTTTTCAGCAGCTCTTTCTAACATTTTAGATGCTCTTTGGAACCTTTTCCATTCTTGTATTTTTTCTCTTCTCTGCTGTTCACTAATTCTTTTTAATGATAAATCAATATGCCCTTTCTTCTCATCAACTCTCAAAACCTTAGCAACAACTCTCTGTCCAGGTTTAACATGATCTCTAATATTTTTTACCCATCCAGAAGTTACTTCTGATATGTGAATCATTCCCTCTTTTCCAGGATATTCTAAAAGCTCTACAAAGGCACCATAAGGCTTAACTTCTTTAACAACCCCTATAACTATATCCCCTTCTTCTGGGAATTCTTTTCTCATGTTTATCACCAATAAATGTTTTATATAATTATTATTAAATTATTATTATATACTCCCTGATGATGACAAGGTGAGCTTCTGATATATGATGAGAGGATGGCTGTCTGAAGGGAATTAATAAATAATTAATTTTCCATCCACAACATCTACTTTAACCAAAGTCTTTATTTTATATCCTGTTTTTTTCTCTACTATTTCTTTTCCATTACCTCTCTCTATAACACATATTATATCCTTTATCTCTGCCCCAGCCTTTTCTAATGCAGAGATTATTGCCATCATAGTTCCTCCTGTAGATATCACATCATCAACAATCACTACTTTATCCCCTTTATTTATTCCATTTAAATATAATTGCCCCTTGCTATATCCTGTCTTTTGAAAGACAGGAATTTCATTTGGTAAATTATATTGTCTTTTCCTCATAATAACAAATGGTATATCTGTATATATAGATAATATTGTTGCCAAGTGTATACCCATAGCTTCAGCAGTAACTATTTTATCCACTTCATCAAAATTCCCAACCTTTAATATTCTCACAGCCACTTCTCTTAATAGCTCAGGTTTAACTACAGGCACACCGTCAGTTATTGGATGAATAAAATAGTCATAATTACCTCTTTTAACTATAGGGCAAGATTTTAAAGTTTCTTCCAATAACAACTTTTCACCTCATAGAGTCTTATAAACTCTTGGCCTAGGTTCAAATATTTCTCCAATTTCAATAAGTTCATTTATAATTTCTTCTAACTCTTCTTCAGATATTGGTAGCATATCTTTAAGTTCATCAAATTTCACACTTTCTAACTTATTTATAATTTCAATAATTTTTCTTTTTAACTCCTCTTTATCTTCAATAAATGGTTCAGCAAACTCTATATACTTTCTTGTTAATTCAATCTCTAATTTTCTCAAATTTAACCATTTTTCATCTCTTCTCTTTATAATTTCAGCTTCTATAAATTTATTTCTTGGATAACCTATAACAT from Methanocaldococcus villosus KIN24-T80 includes these protein-coding regions:
- a CDS encoding translation initiation factor IF-2 subunit alpha — translated: MRKEFPEEGDIVIGVVKEVKPYGAFVELLEYPGKEGMIHISEVTSGWVKNIRDHVKPGQRVVAKVLRVDEKKGHIDLSLKRISEQQRREKIQEWKRFQRASKMLERAAEKLGKSLEEAWDEVGYLLEDEFGELYNAFETLVIEGKEALEGLDISEDWKNVLYEVAKESIELTNVEVEGIIEMTCFEPDGIDRIKKALKEALKANPYEDVEVKITYVGAPKYRVEVIAPDYKSGEEVFKNVCESAIKAIKKLKGEGKYYRVKS
- the arfB gene encoding 2-amino-5-formylamino-6-ribosylaminopyrimidin-4(3H)-one 5'-monophosphate deformylase, translated to MQKLRLNSGKVLNERVHKVGILAMGSFLENHGAVLPIDTDIKIASYIALKASILTGAKFLGVVIPSTEFSYVKHGIHNKPEDVVNYLKFIINWGKKIGIEEFIIVNCHGGNVIINDYIKDLEKELKVKIWKIDFFFTHAATEEVSIGYVIGIVEGSIEEHNKFNKYPEVGMVGLEEARKMNKDIDEEAKKVEKNGVIIDENLGKKLLDKAIEKVVNKIKSLV
- the hpt gene encoding hypoxanthine/guanine phosphoribosyltransferase produces the protein MLLEETLKSCPIVKRGNYDYFIHPITDGVPVVKPELLREVAVRILKVGNFDEVDKIVTAEAMGIHLATILSIYTDIPFVIMRKRQYNLPNEIPVFQKTGYSKGQLYLNGINKGDKVVIVDDVISTGGTMMAIISALEKAGAEIKDIICVIERGNGKEIVEKKTGYKIKTLVKVDVVDGKLIIY
- a CDS encoding RNA-protein complex protein Nop10, whose protein sequence is MKIRKCPKCGKYTLKDICIYCGEKTFVPKPPKFSLEDKWGKYRRMLKRSLKCKNSD